One Mucilaginibacter ginkgonis genomic region harbors:
- a CDS encoding DUF3108 domain-containing protein: MRKSLVIILSVVACALFAFRMAIPLPDRIDETAFKSGEVLNYRMKYGIFTAAEAHLRVEDSEVKFDGKPAYHIIADGATAGTFDVFYKVRNRYESYIDKASLTPYLYTENRHEGSWHHADKVTFNHGDDKITGTTGTYPFSGKVFDFPSAYYFARNIDVTKLHQGDTFDMRYFLDNGIQSLSITFIGREKVKTALGRFNCLKFNPTIIPGRIFRKDSKLYLWVTDDANRIPVKAHVEVVVGSLTMELTSAANLKYPLKTADSKND, encoded by the coding sequence ATGAGAAAGAGCCTTGTTATCATATTATCTGTTGTGGCTTGTGCGCTTTTTGCGTTCAGGATGGCTATACCATTGCCGGATAGGATTGATGAAACTGCTTTTAAATCAGGCGAGGTACTAAACTACCGCATGAAGTATGGAATATTTACAGCGGCGGAGGCGCATCTGAGGGTAGAAGATAGCGAGGTGAAATTTGACGGTAAACCTGCCTATCATATTATTGCAGATGGTGCTACCGCTGGTACTTTTGACGTATTCTATAAGGTGCGCAACCGGTATGAGTCATATATTGATAAAGCATCATTAACGCCTTATCTATATACAGAGAACAGGCACGAGGGCAGCTGGCACCATGCCGATAAAGTAACCTTTAACCATGGCGACGATAAGATCACCGGCACAACAGGCACTTATCCGTTCAGCGGAAAAGTTTTCGATTTTCCTTCGGCGTACTATTTTGCACGCAATATAGATGTAACCAAACTGCATCAGGGCGATACCTTTGATATGCGTTATTTTTTGGATAATGGTATCCAATCATTAAGCATCACTTTTATAGGTCGCGAGAAAGTTAAAACTGCTTTAGGTAGATTTAATTGCTTAAAGTTTAATCCTACGATCATCCCGGGGCGCATATTTAGGAAAGACAGCAAACTATACCTTTGGGTTACAGATGATGCTAACCGTATCCCCGTTAAGGCACATGTAGAAGTAGTGGTAGGCAGCCTTACTATGGAGTTAACCAGTGCCGCCAATTTAAAATATCCTCTCAAGACAGCCGACAGTAAGAATGATTGA
- a CDS encoding DUF3109 family protein, translating to MIEVSGTLVHEDVVRENFVCNLNRCKGACCIEGDSGAPLDHEELGKLKEIYPKVKSFMTAKGIEAVELQGTHVTDFEGDYTTPCVDTNKECAYVTWENGITKCAIEKAWEKGEVDWRKPISCHLYPIRITKYPEFDVLNYDRWSICSPACSFGDELKVHVHEFLKEPLVRKYGENWYSELEEQVAEASL from the coding sequence ATGATTGAAGTAAGCGGTACGTTAGTGCACGAAGACGTGGTGCGCGAGAATTTTGTTTGCAACCTTAACCGCTGCAAAGGCGCCTGCTGTATAGAGGGTGATTCGGGCGCACCACTCGACCACGAGGAATTAGGAAAGCTTAAAGAGATATATCCTAAAGTGAAATCCTTTATGACCGCCAAAGGCATCGAAGCGGTTGAACTGCAGGGAACCCATGTGACCGACTTTGAAGGCGACTACACTACACCATGTGTAGATACCAATAAAGAATGTGCGTACGTTACCTGGGAGAATGGTATAACCAAATGTGCCATTGAAAAAGCATGGGAAAAAGGCGAAGTGGATTGGCGTAAACCAATTTCCTGTCATTTATACCCAATCCGCATTACCAAATACCCTGAGTTTGACGTGCTGAATTACGACCGCTGGAGTATTTGCAGCCCGGCGTGTAGTTTTGGGGATGAGTTAAAGGTGCATGTCCATGAATTTTTAAAAGAGCCGCTGGTGCGTAAATACGGTGAGAACTGGTATTCGGAATTAGAGGAACAGGTTGCTGAAGCTAGTCTGTAA